The Arachis ipaensis cultivar K30076 chromosome B07, Araip1.1, whole genome shotgun sequence genome includes a window with the following:
- the LOC107607479 gene encoding uncharacterized protein LOC107607479, with protein MATRGRGRARSRESRNEQSADSHAEFMAAMANLANTMEANAATTLQVVQRLAQPAGSRNENGEGAEDSLRGVPRTLAAFWKAGPPVFNGSTNHNEADNWFQALERALLPQHVPYDQFVEHATYQLVGEAQQWWQEERRLLHQQNVKITWALFEEAFYKKYFLESLREARELELLQLKQGSTTIAEYNSKFEELCRFSRISQGTSGSYEGWKCVKYEVGLREDIRRVMAPLEIRRFFELVDKVRVVEEHPKTIASSKDTLGGNTSRERNDYLGPRGRNFKRYDEGKQSRAYSPTIKCQECGNYHPNKPCQLGKKLYYKCG; from the coding sequence ATGGCCACTCGCGGACGAGGTCGAGCACGTTCAAGAGAGAGTAGGAATGAGCAATCGGCTGATAGccatgccgagttcatggcggCAATGGCGAATTTGGCGAACACCATGGAAGCCAATGCTGCTACGACTCTGCAAGTTGTGCAGAGGTTAGCTCAACCGGCCGGAAGCAGAAACGAAAATGGAGAAGGTGCTGAGGACAGCTTGAGAGGTGTTCCAAGAACTCTAGCTGCTTTTTGGAAAGCTGGCCCGCCGGTTTTCAATGGTTCGACAAACCATAATGAAGCAGACAACTGGTTCCAAGCTTTGGAGCGTGCATTACTACCTCAACATGTACCCTATGACCAGTTCGTAGAGCATGCGACTTATCAACTAGTGGGAGAAGCTCAACAATGGTGGCAAGAAGAGCGCCGACTACTACACCAACAGAATGTGAAAATTACATGGGCGTTATTCGAGGAAgctttctataagaagtactttcttgAGTCATTAAGGGAGGCCAGAGAATTGGAGCTCTTACAGCTGAAGCAAGGGTCCACGACTATAGCAGAATACAACAGCAAGTTCgaggaactctgtaggttctcgagAATAAGTCAGGGTACTTCTGGGTCCTATGAGGGATGGAAATGCGTCAAATATGAAGTAGGGCTGAGAGAAGATATCAGACGTGTTATGGCTCCATTGGAGATTAGGAGATTCTTTGAATTGGTGGACAAGGTGAGGGTTGTTGAAGAACATCCGAAGACGATAGCCTCGTCAAAAGACACTCTTGGGGGAAATACTAGTAGGGAACGCAATGATTACCTTGGACCAAGGGGACGAAACTTCAAGAGATATGATGAAGGAAAGCAGTCAAGAGCTTACTCCCCTACTATAAAATGTCAGGAGTGTGGGAACTACCATCCGAATAAGCCATGCCAGTTGGGTAAGAAGCTATATTACAAGTgtggctga